A genomic window from Anthocerotibacter panamensis C109 includes:
- a CDS encoding glucose 1-dehydrogenase, with translation MKDQVIFVTGGNAGIGLATALAFAKRGSHVAILSRRPQENQVAQRYIESEGVKCLTFEGDVTHESDLKNAIDTTYEAFGRLNYAFNNAGVEQVPGPLTEQTEEDYRRIIDVNVKGVWLCMKYEIPAMLKSGGGSIVNTSSVAGVIGMAQIPLYVAAKHAVIGLTKSIALEYATQGIRVNAVCPGAVRTDLYERFTNKNPEMEKAIEGMHPMGRSGTVEEVASGVLWLCSEATWTTGQSLVLDGGFTVP, from the coding sequence ATGAAGGACCAGGTAATTTTTGTCACGGGTGGTAACGCAGGGATTGGTCTGGCAACCGCGCTGGCCTTTGCAAAACGGGGTAGTCATGTCGCCATCCTGAGCCGCCGCCCCCAGGAAAATCAAGTTGCCCAACGCTACATCGAGTCTGAGGGCGTCAAGTGCCTTACTTTTGAAGGGGATGTCACCCACGAATCAGACCTAAAAAATGCCATTGACACTACCTATGAAGCCTTTGGAAGACTCAACTACGCCTTCAATAATGCAGGGGTTGAACAAGTTCCAGGTCCATTGACCGAGCAGACGGAAGAAGACTATCGGCGTATTATTGATGTTAATGTCAAAGGCGTTTGGCTGTGTATGAAGTACGAAATCCCGGCCATGCTCAAGTCGGGTGGCGGCAGTATTGTAAACACTTCGTCGGTGGCTGGAGTTATCGGTATGGCACAGATCCCCCTATACGTAGCCGCTAAGCACGCTGTCATCGGGCTTACTAAATCGATTGCTCTTGAGTATGCTACACAGGGTATCCGGGTCAACGCTGTTTGTCCGGGGGCTGTGAGGACGGATCTCTACGAGCGCTTCACCAACAAAAATCCCGAGATGGAAAAAGCCATCGAGGGGATGCATCCCATGGGCAGAAGCGGAACGGTGGAAGAAGTTGCCTCTGGGGTGCTGTGGCTGTGCAGTGAAGCAACCTGGACAACCGGACAGTCGCTCGTCTTGGATGGCGGATTTACTGTTCCTTAG
- a CDS encoding pyruvate dehydrogenase complex E1 component subunit beta, translated as MAVQFYFEALRDAIREEMLRDPMVLVIGEDVGHYGGSYKVTKDLFKEFGELRVLDTPIAENSFAGMAVGAAMTGLRPIIEGMNMGFLLLAFSQIANNGGMVRYTSGGQFTVPMVVRGPGGVGRQLGAEHSQRLEAYFYGVPGLKIIAPATPLDAKGLLKAAIRDNNTVLFFEHVLLYNLKEEIPDDPEFIVPIGKANRLRSGQDLTILTYSRQVHHCLQAIKTLEIEGYDPELIDLRTLKPLDLDLIGESVRKTHRVLIVEEDYKTGGVGGEIVALIDEHFFDELDAPVVRLASKDIPTPYNGRMEAATIPQPEDIIRAVKTLVD; from the coding sequence ATGGCTGTGCAGTTTTACTTTGAGGCACTCCGGGATGCTATTCGCGAGGAGATGCTCCGCGATCCAATGGTGTTGGTGATCGGCGAAGATGTCGGTCACTACGGCGGTTCCTACAAAGTCACCAAAGATCTCTTCAAGGAATTCGGGGAACTGCGCGTCCTCGACACCCCCATCGCTGAAAATAGCTTTGCAGGAATGGCCGTTGGAGCCGCGATGACCGGCCTCAGGCCCATCATTGAGGGGATGAATATGGGGTTTTTGCTCCTAGCCTTCTCCCAAATTGCCAATAACGGCGGGATGGTACGCTACACCAGTGGGGGGCAATTCACCGTGCCGATGGTTGTCCGGGGTCCAGGCGGCGTAGGTCGTCAGTTGGGGGCCGAACATTCCCAGCGTCTTGAAGCCTATTTCTACGGGGTTCCCGGCCTTAAGATTATCGCCCCAGCCACTCCTTTGGATGCTAAGGGCTTGCTCAAGGCGGCAATCCGCGACAACAACACCGTGCTCTTCTTTGAGCATGTCCTGCTCTACAACCTCAAAGAAGAGATCCCGGACGACCCTGAGTTCATCGTCCCCATCGGCAAGGCCAACCGCCTCAGGAGCGGTCAGGACCTCACCATCCTCACCTACTCGCGCCAAGTTCATCACTGCCTGCAAGCGATCAAGACCTTGGAAATCGAAGGCTACGACCCCGAACTCATCGATCTGAGGACGCTCAAGCCCCTTGACCTCGACCTGATCGGTGAATCGGTCCGCAAGACCCACCGGGTCCTCATCGTGGAGGAAGACTACAAGACGGGCGGCGTCGGCGGCGAAATTGTCGCCCTTATCGACGAGCACTTTTTCGATGAGCTAGATGCCCCAGTGGTCCGCCTCGCCTCCAAAGACATCCCCACCCCCTACAATGGGCGGATGGAGGCGGCGACCATCCCCCAGCCCGAAGACATCATACGGGCCGTCAAAACCCTTGTGGACTGA
- a CDS encoding phycobiliprotein lyase: protein MTFVLQRTQAETPALIQTYFQQSEGQWRSERRYYTLPDGQTKEVISVITIRFLAWGSEELRVLAQLHGLADELALTCGAHVCWDSSNAHTERREANGSTLFGAQGNLLYRDRGFATSQPITAEFYFTNPQTLHLRSEYKGSAFEEQIQLIGQSYRTRQTIISRAGEQQMIGQYLEKRLLQDH from the coding sequence GTGACTTTCGTACTCCAGCGCACCCAGGCGGAAACACCCGCTCTGATCCAGACCTATTTCCAGCAGTCGGAGGGCCAGTGGCGTTCTGAGCGTCGATACTACACACTACCCGACGGTCAAACGAAAGAAGTCATCAGTGTGATCACGATCCGCTTCCTCGCCTGGGGCTCTGAAGAACTGCGCGTACTCGCCCAACTCCATGGTCTTGCGGATGAGTTGGCCTTGACCTGTGGAGCACACGTGTGTTGGGACTCCTCCAATGCCCATACCGAGCGCCGGGAAGCCAATGGTTCCACCCTCTTCGGGGCGCAAGGTAACCTGCTCTATCGGGACCGGGGCTTCGCCACCAGCCAACCCATCACCGCTGAGTTTTACTTCACCAATCCCCAAACCCTGCACCTGCGCAGTGAGTACAAAGGTTCCGCCTTTGAGGAACAGATCCAGCTCATCGGCCAGAGCTACCGGACGCGTCAGACGATCATCTCGCGGGCCGGGGAGCAGCAGATGATTGGTCAATATTTGGAGAAGCGCCTCCTACAGGACCACTAG
- a CDS encoding ABC transporter ATP-binding protein gives MPFAPLSPQAHPERTRPIIQLKGIHKRFGDKVVLDGVDFELYDGEAVAIVGPSGTGKSTILRIMCGLLEPDEGEVIVDGKNAEGALSNGDKLGVRIGMVFQQAALFDSLTVEENVGFLLYQKSRLPRTKIRELVTHTLSRVGLNDIESLYPASLSGGQRKRVSFARAIMEDPSYQDSRHQIILYDEPTAGLDPIASTVIEDLIQDLRVGGTVNGYVVVTHQESTIRRTADRILLLHQGKSRWSGAVSEIDSVDNPYVRQFFAGSTQGPIH, from the coding sequence ATGCCTTTTGCCCCGCTATCACCGCAAGCTCATCCAGAACGCACCCGGCCCATCATTCAACTCAAGGGTATCCATAAACGGTTTGGCGATAAAGTGGTCCTAGATGGAGTAGACTTTGAACTCTACGACGGAGAAGCAGTCGCTATCGTTGGTCCTTCGGGCACAGGCAAATCGACTATTCTGCGCATTATGTGTGGGCTTTTGGAGCCGGACGAGGGCGAAGTCATTGTAGATGGGAAAAATGCTGAGGGGGCGCTCAGTAACGGCGACAAACTAGGCGTCCGCATCGGTATGGTCTTCCAACAAGCTGCCCTCTTTGATTCCCTGACGGTCGAAGAAAACGTGGGCTTCCTCCTTTATCAGAAGAGTCGTCTACCACGGACCAAGATTCGGGAATTGGTGACGCACACGCTCAGTCGGGTTGGGCTCAACGATATCGAAAGCCTTTATCCAGCCAGTCTCTCAGGCGGGCAACGCAAGCGGGTGAGCTTCGCTCGGGCGATCATGGAAGACCCGAGCTATCAAGATAGCCGTCATCAAATCATCCTCTATGATGAGCCCACCGCTGGACTCGACCCTATCGCCTCTACCGTGATCGAAGACCTGATTCAGGATTTGCGCGTGGGCGGGACTGTCAATGGCTACGTAGTCGTGACGCATCAGGAGAGTACGATTCGCCGCACTGCGGACCGGATTCTGTTGCTCCATCAGGGGAAAAGCCGCTGGAGTGGAGCCGTTTCTGAGATTGACAGCGTAGATAACCCTTACGTGCGCCAGTTCTTTGCCGGTTCTACGCAAGGCCCCATTCACTGA
- a CDS encoding zinc-binding dehydrogenase: MYAVVMTAPGDPEVLQFQEVPDPKITTPTEVLVELKAASINPIDTKLRRRGTFFPEHMPAILGCDGAGIVRVVGSEVKKFQPGDAVFFCAGGLGKTGNYAQYTVVEERLLAPKPASLPFAQAAALPLVLLTAWEGLYDRGRLAADQRVLIHGGAGGVGHVAIQLAKLRRAQVCTTIGSEERAKFVRQLGADQPIFYKEQDFVQEVRAWTGGAGVNLALDTVGGETFYRTVEAVAYYGDLVTILQPVRAAHPAWEEARRRNLRIGYELMLTPQLVGLHDAQVHQTTILNEGAQLVATGTLQVHVSHTFPLSEAVAAHRLLEAGSIQGKIVLATE, translated from the coding sequence ATGTACGCCGTAGTCATGACTGCTCCCGGAGACCCGGAAGTACTCCAGTTTCAGGAAGTCCCGGACCCAAAGATCACTACGCCCACAGAGGTTTTGGTCGAACTCAAGGCGGCAAGTATCAACCCTATCGACACGAAATTGCGTCGTCGAGGGACTTTTTTCCCGGAGCACATGCCCGCCATTCTGGGGTGTGATGGGGCGGGGATCGTCCGGGTAGTGGGTTCTGAGGTGAAAAAATTTCAACCTGGAGATGCGGTCTTTTTCTGCGCTGGGGGGCTGGGAAAGACAGGCAACTATGCCCAATACACCGTCGTCGAGGAGCGTCTACTCGCGCCCAAACCCGCATCGTTGCCCTTCGCACAGGCGGCGGCTCTGCCTTTGGTCTTACTCACCGCCTGGGAAGGACTCTACGACCGGGGGCGTCTAGCGGCGGATCAGCGGGTGCTCATCCACGGCGGGGCGGGAGGGGTCGGACATGTGGCGATTCAACTGGCGAAACTCCGCAGGGCGCAAGTATGTACCACTATTGGTTCTGAGGAGCGGGCTAAATTTGTCCGGCAGTTGGGAGCAGATCAGCCGATTTTCTATAAAGAGCAGGACTTTGTGCAGGAGGTGCGCGCATGGACCGGGGGTGCGGGGGTAAATCTGGCCCTCGATACAGTGGGTGGGGAGACTTTTTACCGCACGGTCGAAGCTGTTGCCTACTACGGTGATTTGGTGACGATTCTGCAACCGGTCAGAGCAGCTCATCCTGCCTGGGAAGAAGCCCGCCGCCGCAACCTGCGCATTGGCTACGAACTGATGCTGACCCCGCAATTGGTGGGACTGCACGACGCTCAAGTACACCAAACTACAATCCTTAATGAGGGTGCGCAGCTAGTAGCTACCGGAACGTTGCAGGTCCATGTCAGCCACACTTTTCCCCTATCGGAAGCAGTAGCAGCCCACCGTTTATTGGAAGCAGGTTCGATACAGGGGAAAATCGTCTTGGCAACAGAATAA
- a CDS encoding RNA recognition motif domain-containing protein — translation MAIYVGNLSFKATEQDIIDVFAEYGEVKSVKLPTDRETGRMRGFAFVELASEAEEQAAIEALDGAEWLGRDLRVNKAQPKPQGGGGGGGRREGGGYGGGQRRGDGDRY, via the coding sequence ATGGCAATTTACGTCGGTAATCTCTCGTTCAAAGCCACAGAGCAAGACATCATTGATGTTTTTGCTGAATATGGCGAAGTTAAGTCAGTCAAACTGCCTACGGATCGGGAAACCGGACGGATGCGTGGTTTTGCTTTTGTTGAGCTAGCCTCAGAGGCCGAGGAGCAAGCAGCTATCGAAGCTCTTGACGGGGCAGAATGGCTTGGCCGCGACCTGCGCGTCAATAAAGCCCAGCCCAAACCCCAAGGCGGTGGCGGCGGTGGTGGTCGCCGGGAAGGCGGCGGTTATGGCGGCGGACAGCGCCGTGGGGATGGTGACCGCTACTAA
- a CDS encoding phosphoketolase family protein: MTFTALPAALSSLPGPSVDVQGTREQQREELTSIARYRRLVNYLAAAQVYLKDNVLLQEPLRPEHIKDRLLGHWGTCPGINLVYAHLNRLICHYDLDMFLVTGPGHGAPANLANLYLEGTLQEYYPHLTLDRSGLHEFIQGFSWPGGFPSHLYPGVPGTIHEGGELGYALATAFGAAFDNPDLIVACIVGDGEAETGPTAAAWHSYKFLDPQESGAVLPILHLNGYKISNPTIYGTMSDVELVYLFTGYGWQVRLVADSDLDADLYASLDWAYREIRSIQRCAREGKPLLQPRWPLIILRSPKGMSGIGWLDGRPMEGSYRSHQVPAKDLKTNPEHLKLVESWLRSYRIDELLDEAGHPDTQLLALCPQGNRRMGSNPHTFGGRIRKPLDLPSIAAFAVPVIPVGQEPICQRGETQMSSVQAVTQYIKEVICRNRQTFRIFCPDELESNLLGSVLEVTGRNYQWPVPPFNEHITADDGRVLEILSEHTCQGWLQGYLLTGRHGLFPSYEAFLNIVTSMMDQYAKFLKMSQEFPWRLPVASLNYLETSTLWRQEHNGFSHQSPGFINSVLNKKAGVMRVYLPPDANCLISTVDHCLRSKNYVNLVIANKQPAPQWLTMDEAVHHCRAGASVWPWASTDAGVDPDVVLVGIGDNSTLEVLAAAHTLRNEFPQLRLRVVNVTDLLVLEEETEHPHGLNHDLFNALFTPDRPVIINFHGYPSVVMQLLFHRPNQERFFIHGYREEGTTTTPFDMNVRNGTSRYHLINQAIRLAAAHNPYVAARASERVSHYTYILRDHRRYIHKHGCDPEEITHWRWC, from the coding sequence ATGACCTTTACTGCCCTACCCGCCGCCTTATCGTCCTTGCCCGGTCCATCCGTCGATGTCCAAGGGACCCGTGAGCAGCAACGGGAGGAATTGACGTCTATTGCCCGCTACCGTCGGCTGGTCAACTATCTAGCCGCCGCGCAGGTCTATCTCAAGGACAACGTCCTGCTCCAAGAACCCCTACGCCCTGAACACATCAAGGACCGGCTGCTGGGACACTGGGGCACCTGCCCAGGGATCAATCTGGTCTACGCCCACCTCAACCGTCTGATTTGCCACTATGACCTGGATATGTTTTTGGTGACGGGTCCGGGTCACGGGGCTCCAGCCAACCTCGCCAATCTCTATCTCGAAGGGACGCTCCAGGAATACTATCCCCACCTCACCCTCGACCGGTCTGGGCTCCACGAATTCATCCAGGGTTTCTCCTGGCCGGGGGGATTTCCGAGCCATCTCTATCCCGGAGTACCAGGGACGATCCACGAAGGCGGCGAACTGGGCTATGCCCTCGCTACGGCCTTCGGAGCGGCTTTTGACAACCCGGACCTGATCGTAGCCTGCATCGTCGGGGATGGTGAGGCGGAGACCGGACCGACAGCGGCAGCATGGCACAGCTATAAGTTTCTCGACCCCCAAGAATCAGGGGCGGTCCTGCCCATCCTCCATCTCAACGGCTACAAAATTTCTAACCCGACGATCTACGGCACGATGAGCGATGTCGAGTTGGTCTATCTCTTTACGGGCTATGGTTGGCAGGTGCGCCTTGTGGCGGACAGCGACCTGGATGCCGACCTGTACGCCTCTTTGGACTGGGCATACCGCGAGATCCGTTCGATCCAACGGTGCGCCCGCGAGGGTAAACCACTCCTGCAACCGCGCTGGCCGCTGATTATCCTGCGCTCTCCCAAAGGGATGTCGGGGATCGGCTGGCTGGATGGCAGACCGATGGAAGGCTCCTACCGCTCCCATCAGGTCCCCGCCAAAGACCTCAAAACCAATCCCGAACACCTCAAGCTGGTCGAATCCTGGTTGCGCTCTTATCGGATCGACGAACTTTTGGACGAGGCGGGCCATCCTGATACTCAGTTGCTCGCCCTGTGCCCGCAAGGTAACCGGCGCATGGGTAGCAACCCCCATACTTTCGGGGGCCGTATCCGCAAACCCCTCGACCTGCCGTCTATTGCGGCCTTTGCGGTACCTGTTATCCCGGTGGGCCAGGAGCCTATCTGCCAGCGTGGGGAGACCCAGATGAGCAGTGTCCAGGCCGTGACGCAATATATAAAAGAGGTCATCTGCCGCAATCGTCAAACCTTCCGCATCTTTTGCCCGGACGAGTTGGAGTCCAACTTACTGGGGAGCGTCTTAGAAGTGACCGGGCGTAATTATCAGTGGCCGGTCCCGCCTTTTAATGAACACATCACCGCCGACGATGGGCGGGTGCTCGAAATCCTCAGCGAGCATACCTGCCAAGGTTGGCTACAGGGCTATCTGTTGACGGGTCGCCACGGACTTTTCCCGTCCTACGAGGCATTTTTAAATATAGTGACCTCAATGATGGACCAGTACGCCAAGTTCCTCAAGATGTCCCAGGAATTTCCCTGGCGCTTGCCCGTCGCGTCTTTAAACTATCTGGAGACCTCGACGCTGTGGCGGCAGGAGCACAATGGTTTCTCCCACCAGAGCCCCGGCTTTATCAACTCAGTCCTCAACAAAAAAGCGGGGGTGATGCGCGTCTACCTGCCGCCGGACGCCAACTGCCTCATCAGCACGGTGGACCATTGCCTCAGGAGCAAAAACTACGTCAATCTAGTCATCGCCAACAAACAGCCCGCCCCGCAGTGGCTGACCATGGATGAGGCGGTCCACCACTGTCGGGCGGGGGCTTCGGTGTGGCCTTGGGCGAGCACAGATGCGGGGGTGGACCCGGACGTAGTCCTAGTAGGCATCGGCGACAACTCGACCTTAGAAGTCCTAGCGGCGGCGCACACCCTGCGCAACGAGTTTCCGCAACTGCGCCTGCGGGTGGTCAATGTGACGGATCTGCTCGTCTTAGAAGAAGAAACAGAGCATCCCCACGGACTCAACCACGACCTCTTCAATGCCCTTTTCACCCCCGACCGCCCGGTGATCATCAACTTCCACGGCTATCCGTCGGTGGTGATGCAGCTACTCTTTCACCGGCCCAATCAGGAGCGGTTTTTCATCCATGGCTATCGGGAGGAGGGGACGACGACGACGCCCTTTGACATGAATGTCCGCAATGGCACGAGTCGCTACCACCTCATCAACCAAGCAATTCGCCTCGCAGCGGCCCACAATCCCTACGTGGCAGCGAGAGCGAGTGAACGGGTCTCGCACTACACCTACATCCTGCGGGACCATCGCCGCTATATCCATAAACACGGGTGTGACCCCGAGGAGATTACCCATTGGCGGTGGTGCTAG
- a CDS encoding sulfotransferase family protein, producing the protein MNVPQPVFILASPRSFTSLICAMLGQHPETYGVPELNLFVAETMDQLLRRFKGLRQFMLHGLLRTVAQLYGGEQTMLSIDMAHRWIGRYRTATTAEVYQELCRKVAPLRIVDKSPVYCSNPQILLRLQRTFPEAHYLYLVRHPRTQGQSVMKVKGGAVVAALADSVDYSTQPPTIDPQYAWYKMQRIILDFLGTVPPEKQLRVRGEDVLNDPAAQFELICRWLGLTWSEDAFEQILQPENSTYACPGPYGAHLGNDPNFLKSPGYRYRGIDPSDLAGPLPWRKDGTGFTPEVIRLCRELGYP; encoded by the coding sequence ATGAACGTACCCCAGCCTGTGTTCATCCTGGCTTCGCCCCGCTCTTTTACTTCTTTGATCTGCGCGATGCTCGGACAACACCCCGAAACCTACGGGGTCCCAGAACTCAATCTTTTTGTCGCTGAGACTATGGACCAGCTCTTGCGCCGCTTCAAGGGGCTACGTCAGTTCATGTTGCATGGCCTGTTGCGGACGGTGGCCCAACTGTATGGGGGGGAGCAGACGATGCTCTCGATTGACATGGCCCACCGCTGGATTGGTCGCTACCGCACGGCGACGACGGCTGAGGTCTACCAAGAACTCTGTCGCAAGGTAGCTCCTCTGCGCATCGTAGACAAGAGCCCCGTCTACTGCTCCAATCCCCAGATTTTACTGCGGCTGCAACGCACCTTCCCGGAGGCCCACTATCTCTATCTGGTACGCCATCCCCGGACTCAGGGGCAGTCGGTGATGAAGGTCAAAGGCGGGGCGGTAGTGGCGGCGCTAGCTGATTCTGTGGACTACTCTACCCAGCCTCCAACCATTGATCCCCAGTACGCTTGGTACAAGATGCAGCGGATCATCCTCGATTTTTTGGGTACAGTCCCTCCTGAAAAACAGCTCCGTGTGCGTGGGGAGGATGTCCTCAACGATCCAGCGGCCCAATTCGAGCTGATTTGTCGCTGGTTGGGCTTGACCTGGAGCGAAGATGCCTTCGAGCAGATCCTCCAGCCCGAGAACTCCACCTACGCCTGCCCCGGTCCCTACGGCGCACATCTGGGCAACGACCCCAATTTTCTCAAGTCACCGGGCTACCGCTATCGAGGCATCGACCCAAGCGACCTGGCAGGACCGCTCCCCTGGCGCAAGGACGGCACGGGCTTTACGCCGGAGGTGATCAGGTTGTGCCGGGAGTTGGGCTATCCCTGA
- the pdhA gene encoding pyruvate dehydrogenase (acetyl-transferring) E1 component subunit alpha, with product MVQEMQAPAKAEVSRADGLTLYRDMVLGRTFEDMCAQMYYRGRMFGFVHLYNGQEAVSSGLIQQLNCDDFVASTYRDHVHALSKGVPARAIMAELFGKATGCSRGRGGSMHLFSAQHNFLGGYAFVSEGIPVALGAAYSAKYRGTQQVTVNFFGDGATNNGAFFESLNMAALWKLPIIFVVENNLWSIGMQHARASSVQEIYRKAEAFGLPGYRVDGMDVLAVRSAALTAIARARAGEGPTLLECMTYRFRGHSLADPDELRDPAEKELWRAQDPIPKLERYLLEHELATKGELLGIEEAIQELVDDAVQFAEESPEPPVDEIYRFVHAEDE from the coding sequence ATGGTCCAAGAAATGCAGGCCCCGGCCAAAGCAGAAGTATCTCGGGCCGATGGCCTGACCCTCTACCGCGATATGGTCCTCGGGCGTACCTTCGAGGACATGTGCGCCCAAATGTACTATCGCGGGCGCATGTTCGGCTTCGTCCACCTCTACAACGGACAGGAAGCCGTCTCCTCCGGCCTCATCCAGCAACTCAACTGCGATGACTTTGTCGCCAGCACCTACCGCGACCATGTCCATGCTCTCAGCAAGGGCGTCCCCGCCCGCGCGATTATGGCTGAACTGTTCGGCAAAGCCACCGGCTGCTCCAGAGGCCGCGGCGGCTCGATGCATCTCTTCTCAGCCCAGCACAACTTCCTCGGCGGCTATGCCTTTGTCTCCGAGGGGATCCCGGTGGCCTTGGGGGCGGCCTACAGCGCCAAGTATCGCGGGACCCAGCAGGTGACAGTAAACTTCTTTGGGGATGGGGCGACCAACAATGGCGCCTTCTTCGAGAGTTTGAACATGGCGGCTTTGTGGAAGCTGCCGATTATCTTTGTGGTGGAGAACAACTTGTGGTCGATTGGGATGCAGCACGCGCGGGCGTCCTCGGTGCAGGAGATTTACCGCAAGGCGGAGGCGTTTGGTCTACCGGGGTACCGGGTGGATGGCATGGATGTGTTGGCGGTGCGTAGCGCGGCGCTGACGGCGATAGCGCGGGCGCGGGCGGGGGAGGGTCCGACGCTGTTGGAGTGCATGACCTATCGGTTCCGGGGGCACTCGTTGGCGGACCCGGACGAGTTGCGCGATCCGGCAGAGAAGGAGTTATGGCGGGCGCAAGACCCGATCCCGAAGCTGGAGCGGTATTTGCTGGAGCATGAGCTGGCGACGAAAGGGGAGTTGTTGGGGATTGAAGAAGCGATCCAGGAGCTTGTGGACGATGCGGTACAGTTTGCGGAGGAATCGCCGGAGCCGCCGGTGGATGAGATCTACCGCTTTGTCCACGCTGAAGACGAATAG